The Zingiber officinale cultivar Zhangliang chromosome 10A, Zo_v1.1, whole genome shotgun sequence genome contains a region encoding:
- the LOC122026900 gene encoding peroxidase 72-like isoform X1 — protein MALVVASLTVSSLLSAYLLCSFAAGQSLHPQFYDRSCPKVQAIVEAAVAKAVAKEARMAASLLRLHFHDCFVKGCDASNLLDSSGTIISEKRSNPNRDSARGFEVVDEIKHAVEKECPATVSCADILALAARDSTVLVGGPSWVVPLGRRDSLGASIKGSNNNIPAPNNTLQTIITKFKLKGLDLVDLVALSGGHTIGDARCTSFRQRLYNQTVDGRPDSTLDPAYAAGLRGRCPRSGGDQTLFALDPVTQFRFDNQYFKNLVANKGLLGSDEVLFTGGAATAQLVRKFARSNAAFFDQYAESMVRMGNIAPLTGGRGEIRKNCRRINK, from the exons ATGGCACTTGTGGTGGCTTCCCTGACCGTCTCCTCCCTTCTCTCTGCGTATCTCCTCTGCTCGTTCGCTGCAGGTCAGTCGCTGCACCCGCAGTTCTACGACCGATCGTGCCCGAAAGTCCAGGCGATCGTCGAGGCAGCTGTAGCCAAAGCCGTTGCAAAAGAGGCTCGAATGGCCGCTTCCCTGCTCCGCCTTCACTTCCATGACTGCTTCGTTAAG GGGTGTGACGCATCGAATTTGCTGGACAGCAGCGGGACCATAATCAGCGAGAAAAGGTCGAACCCGAACCGCGACTCCGCGAGGGGATTTGAGGTCGTCGATGAGATCAAGCACGCAGTGGAGAAGGAATGCCCGGCAACTGTCTCCTGCGCCGACATATTAGCGCTTGCCGCGAGGGATTCTACTGTCTTG GTTGGCGGGCCGAGTTGGGTGGTTCCATTAGGGAGGAGGGATTCCTTGGGAGCAAGTATCAAGGGTTCTAACAACAACATTCCGGCTCCCAATAACACCCTTCAAACCATCATCACCAAGTTCAAGCTCAAAGGCCTCGACCTCGTCGATCTCGTCGCGCTCTCGGGTGG CCACACGATCGGAGATGCGCGGTGCACCAGCTTCCGGCAGAGACTGTACAATCAGACGGTAGACGGCCGGCCGGACTCCACCCTCGATCCGGCGTACGCCGCCGGTCTGCGGGGCCGCTGCCCGAGGTCGGGCGGTGACCAAACGCTCTTCGCCCTGGACCCGGTCACCCAGTTCAGGTTCGACAACCAGTACTTCAAGAACCTGGTGGCGAACAAGGGCCTCCTCGGCTCAGACGAGGTCCTTTTCACGGGCGGCGCCGCCACCGCGCAGCTGGTGAGGAAGTTCGCGAGGAGCAACGCGGCGTTCTTCGACCAGTACGCCGAGTCGATGGTGAGGATGGGCAACATCGCGCCGCTGACTGGGGGCAGAGGAGAGATCAGGAAGAACTGCAGGAGGattaacaaataa
- the LOC122026900 gene encoding peroxidase 72-like isoform X2, with translation MALVVASLTVSSLLSAYLLCSFAAGQSLHPQFYDRSCPKVQAIVEAAVAKAVAKEARMAASLLRLHFHDCFVKGCDASNLLDSSGTIISEKRSNPNRDSARGFEVVDEIKHAVEKECPATVSCADILALAARDSTVLVGGPSWVVPLGRRDSLGASIKGSNNNIPAPNNTLQTIITKFKLKGLDLVDLVALSGSHTIGDARCTSFRQRLYNQTVDGRPDSTLDPAYAAGLRGRCPRSGGDQTLFALDPVTQFRFDNQYFKNLVANKGLLGSDEVLFTGGAATAQLVRKFARSNAAFFDQYAESMVRMGNIAPLTGGRGEIRKNCRRINK, from the exons ATGGCACTTGTGGTGGCTTCCCTGACCGTCTCCTCCCTTCTCTCTGCGTATCTCCTCTGCTCGTTCGCTGCAGGTCAGTCGCTGCACCCGCAGTTCTACGACCGATCGTGCCCGAAAGTCCAGGCGATCGTCGAGGCAGCTGTAGCCAAAGCCGTTGCAAAAGAGGCTCGAATGGCCGCTTCCCTGCTCCGCCTTCACTTCCATGACTGCTTCGTTAAG GGGTGTGACGCATCGAATTTGCTGGACAGCAGCGGGACCATAATCAGCGAGAAAAGGTCGAACCCGAACCGCGACTCCGCGAGGGGATTTGAGGTCGTCGATGAGATCAAGCACGCAGTGGAGAAGGAATGCCCGGCAACTGTCTCCTGCGCCGACATATTAGCGCTTGCCGCGAGGGATTCTACTGTCTTG GTTGGCGGGCCGAGTTGGGTGGTTCCATTAGGGAGGAGGGATTCCTTGGGAGCAAGTATCAAGGGTTCTAACAACAACATTCCGGCTCCCAATAACACCCTTCAAACCATCATCACCAAGTTCAAGCTCAAAGGCCTCGACCTCGTCGATCTCGTCGCGCTCTCGG GTAGCCACACGATCGGAGATGCGCGGTGCACCAGCTTCCGGCAGAGACTGTACAATCAGACGGTAGACGGCCGGCCGGACTCCACCCTCGATCCGGCGTACGCCGCCGGTCTGCGGGGCCGCTGCCCGAGGTCGGGCGGTGACCAAACGCTCTTCGCCCTGGACCCGGTCACCCAGTTCAGGTTCGACAACCAGTACTTCAAGAACCTGGTGGCGAACAAGGGCCTCCTCGGCTCAGACGAGGTCCTTTTCACGGGCGGCGCCGCCACCGCGCAGCTGGTGAGGAAGTTCGCGAGGAGCAACGCGGCGTTCTTCGACCAGTACGCCGAGTCGATGGTGAGGATGGGCAACATCGCGCCGCTGACTGGGGGCAGAGGAGAGATCAGGAAGAACTGCAGGAGGattaacaaataa